In the Flagellimonas sp. HMM57 genome, one interval contains:
- a CDS encoding lipocalin family protein codes for MKKLCPLLLLLSTVSSIHAQKFEKENLYSIWYLDKYSDAEAYYKPSKKEIGDYFTFNKDMTYSLKSEGEPSSGTWMFNTNGNYIELKEEDGNTEKLYVYFLSKKSFVFSYDTDEYRIWEAHYVSCN; via the coding sequence ATGAAAAAACTTTGTCCGTTACTACTACTGCTGTCCACTGTAAGTAGTATTCATGCGCAGAAATTTGAGAAGGAAAACCTCTACAGTATCTGGTACTTGGACAAATATTCAGATGCGGAAGCATACTATAAACCATCAAAAAAGGAAATCGGGGATTACTTTACCTTCAATAAAGATATGACCTACAGCCTCAAATCTGAAGGTGAACCCAGTTCAGGAACTTGGATGTTCAATACCAATGGAAATTACATCGAATTAAAGGAAGAGGATGGAAATACCGAAAAGTTGTACGTGTACTTTCTTTCAAAAAAATCCTTCGTCTTTAGTTATGATACCGATGAATATAGAATTTGGGAGGCACATTATGTTTCATGCAACTAA
- a CDS encoding NAD(P)/FAD-dependent oxidoreductase, producing MTREGFIKIFGMLGLGTPLLDTLALQNNQKKTSFSGNVVIVGAGAAGLSAGYLLKKQGIDFTILEARKVHGGRMKTNNDFADFPIPLGAEWTVANTGYMDQLVGNKTVSSKINTIGYTQNETYGVWYNNKLIFGDLGTLNYRKFLKSSWLDIFEKYITPTLAEHIRYETPVTSIDYSDSPIGIKTKSSEFKADRVIITTPLPLLQNKKIQFRPQLPKKKLNAINNLVVWDGFKAFIEFKEKFYPAFVDVLIHPKTDGQLSYYDASYGQKTNKNILGLFSVGKPAKKYSQLTDLELKNYMLNKLDKIFDGKATSNYVKHIKQDWSKEPYAGGAYINDHANPKTVATVKESVDEKLFFAGDCYTDGNDWGNVHNAIESAQQCVQKILENYS from the coding sequence ATGACGAGAGAAGGGTTTATAAAAATCTTTGGAATGTTGGGGCTTGGCACTCCACTTCTTGATACTTTAGCATTACAAAACAATCAAAAAAAAACCAGTTTTTCGGGAAATGTAGTTATCGTAGGCGCGGGAGCTGCTGGTTTATCCGCAGGATATTTATTGAAAAAGCAAGGAATTGATTTTACCATACTCGAAGCCAGAAAGGTTCATGGTGGAAGAATGAAAACAAACAATGATTTTGCAGATTTTCCTATTCCGCTCGGTGCCGAATGGACAGTAGCAAATACAGGATATATGGACCAACTGGTTGGAAACAAAACGGTTTCTTCAAAAATCAATACCATCGGATATACCCAGAATGAAACCTATGGGGTTTGGTACAACAACAAACTGATTTTTGGTGACTTGGGCACACTCAACTACAGAAAATTTCTAAAAAGCTCTTGGCTCGATATTTTTGAGAAATACATTACTCCTACTTTGGCAGAGCATATACGGTACGAAACACCGGTTACTTCAATAGACTATTCAGATTCACCAATTGGCATAAAAACAAAAAGCTCTGAATTTAAAGCTGATAGGGTAATCATAACAACACCCTTACCACTACTACAAAATAAAAAAATCCAATTTCGGCCACAGTTACCAAAAAAGAAATTGAATGCCATCAACAATTTGGTAGTTTGGGACGGTTTTAAAGCCTTTATAGAGTTTAAGGAAAAGTTTTATCCTGCCTTTGTAGACGTTTTAATTCATCCAAAAACAGATGGGCAGTTATCCTACTATGATGCTTCTTACGGTCAAAAAACAAACAAAAATATCCTTGGTTTGTTTTCTGTTGGGAAACCGGCCAAGAAATACAGCCAACTAACCGATTTAGAGTTAAAAAACTACATGTTAAACAAGTTGGACAAGATTTTTGATGGTAAGGCAACATCAAATTATGTTAAACATATCAAACAAGATTGGTCTAAGGAACCTTATGCAGGAGGAGCATACATAAACGATCATGCGAATCCCAAAACCGTTGCTACAGTAAAGGAATCTGTTGATGAAAAACTATTTTTTGCAGGAGATTGCTATACCGATGGAAACGATTGGGGAAATGTCCATAATGCAATAGAGTCGGCCCAGCAATGTGTGCAAAAAATTTTAGAAAACTATAGTTAA
- a CDS encoding S41 family peptidase, translating to MKSNNLLFAFFLILIISFSSTAQNKMGKTIDKDKVTKIIDSIAKLAEVYYISEEIGKNTGDYIKERHRKGAYNGLSCKKLAKRLTKDMRAVSNDLHMSAFCSDFKETPSESALSTKLNTRGEISNYGYVETKIDKSNIGYLKIEHFSRTQFFQEIKKSVDLSMAILKNTNALIIDIRDNDGGFEEIVAYLMSYFFDEEPIYLQEYYARHLDRKRSISTTNSIPGKKLPEIPIYILVNKDTGSAAESLAYMMKHLKRATIIGETTAGAGNGSNHLRVSKELMVSIATWETINSVTKTSWEQVGVIPNIETKSKKALKIALDLAEVSAVTYKAKLVDSYKTYLDDMEKALEELPNNPESEALMRSLTDCVKNGLITESGINRLGYDFLTQRKIPTTAEAIFKSNTVLFPKSANVFDSYAEALAINGKLQESIKNYEKAVKIAIENEDSNLELFKENLAKVRNQVQPNH from the coding sequence ATGAAGTCTAATAATTTACTATTCGCATTTTTTTTAATTCTTATCATTTCTTTTTCCTCTACCGCCCAAAATAAAATGGGCAAAACAATAGATAAAGATAAGGTTACCAAGATTATAGATTCGATTGCCAAACTAGCAGAAGTATATTATATTTCTGAAGAGATTGGCAAAAATACAGGAGATTATATCAAGGAAAGACACAGAAAAGGAGCTTACAATGGTTTGTCCTGTAAAAAACTGGCCAAACGGTTAACAAAAGATATGCGTGCAGTTAGTAACGATTTACATATGTCCGCTTTTTGTAGTGATTTTAAGGAAACCCCAAGTGAAAGTGCCCTGTCCACCAAACTGAATACACGTGGAGAAATCAGCAATTATGGATATGTAGAAACAAAAATCGACAAGAGCAATATTGGTTATCTAAAAATTGAACATTTCTCACGAACGCAATTTTTTCAAGAAATAAAGAAATCGGTTGATCTTTCTATGGCTATATTGAAAAATACAAATGCCCTGATCATCGATATACGTGATAACGATGGGGGCTTTGAAGAAATAGTCGCTTATTTAATGAGTTATTTTTTCGATGAAGAGCCTATTTATCTTCAAGAATACTATGCAAGGCATCTAGATAGAAAAAGAAGCATCAGTACAACCAATAGCATTCCAGGAAAAAAACTTCCAGAAATCCCGATCTACATATTGGTGAACAAAGACACAGGTTCGGCCGCAGAATCTTTGGCCTATATGATGAAACACCTAAAGAGAGCCACTATCATTGGGGAGACCACCGCGGGTGCTGGAAATGGCTCAAACCACCTTAGAGTTTCCAAGGAGCTCATGGTGTCTATAGCTACTTGGGAAACCATTAATTCTGTCACTAAAACAAGCTGGGAACAAGTAGGTGTCATACCCAACATCGAGACCAAAAGCAAAAAAGCCTTAAAAATCGCCCTCGATTTAGCAGAAGTATCAGCCGTTACGTACAAAGCAAAATTGGTAGATTCGTATAAAACATATTTAGACGATATGGAAAAGGCTTTGGAAGAACTCCCAAACAATCCTGAAAGCGAAGCACTGATGAGAAGCCTAACCGATTGCGTGAAAAATGGTTTGATCACAGAATCAGGAATCAACAGACTGGGTTATGATTTCTTAACACAACGGAAGATTCCAACAACGGCAGAGGCCATTTTTAAGTCAAATACGGTCCTATTTCCTAAATCAGCAAATGTTTTTGATAGTTATGCCGAAGCGTTGGCAATAAATGGAAAACTACAGGAATCAATAAAAAATTATGAAAAAGCTGTGAAAATAGCCATTGAAAACGAAGATTCCAATCTAGAGCTTTTTAAAGAGAATCTAGCGAAAGTAAGAAATCAAGTACAACCAAATCATTGA
- a CDS encoding AraC family transcriptional regulator: MDIDDSIISNTIYSNKQNDSEWHYHENLHISFVFEGGKADTLRNTKYTDPNGSVFFYHSEEKHRWISPQSISKSANIEIGRAFLKKHQLSEAIIKEAITKRPNAKALILKIQNEMLTNDLNSHSSIESLVLELITNPEMKTFKDTPKWVVVLRELLHDNWDKELSLDEIARIVQLHPITISKYFRKYFSCTLGEYKRMLKVEKSIELIKEFDKSLYEIAYDCNFSDQSHFIRNFKKATGFLPKNFRSF; this comes from the coding sequence ATGGATATTGATGATAGTATTATATCCAACACAATATATTCCAATAAACAAAACGATTCCGAATGGCACTACCATGAAAACCTTCACATCAGCTTTGTGTTTGAAGGTGGAAAAGCCGACACTTTACGCAACACAAAATATACAGATCCCAATGGAAGTGTATTTTTTTACCATTCCGAAGAAAAACACCGTTGGATCTCCCCTCAATCGATATCGAAAAGTGCCAATATTGAGATAGGACGGGCATTCTTAAAAAAGCATCAGCTATCAGAAGCAATTATTAAAGAAGCAATTACAAAAAGGCCCAATGCCAAGGCCTTGATTTTAAAAATACAAAATGAAATGCTCACAAATGACTTGAATAGCCATTCTTCCATAGAGTCATTAGTATTGGAGTTGATAACAAATCCAGAAATGAAAACTTTTAAGGACACCCCAAAATGGGTCGTTGTCTTAAGGGAATTACTTCATGATAATTGGGATAAAGAGCTATCACTGGATGAAATAGCAAGGATTGTACAACTGCATCCGATAACAATTTCCAAATATTTCAGAAAATACTTCTCCTGCACATTGGGTGAGTACAAACGCATGTTAAAAGTTGAAAAAAGTATTGAACTCATCAAAGAGTTTGACAAGTCACTTTATGAAATAGCGTATGATTGTAACTTTTCGGATCAAAGCCATTTCATAAGAAATTTTAAAAAGGCAACCGGTTTTCTTCCAAAGAATTTTAGAAGTTTTTAG